tacAAGCACTAGACTTTGATATATGGAAAATCATAGTCAAAGGACCACACACACCTACCACTAGTATAGATGGCATGGTCATCCCTAAGCCACAAAAGGATTGGAATGACAATGATAAGAGGATGGCTCAACTTAATGCCAAAGCAATAAATGTCCTCTATTGCTCTCTTGatgcaaataaatttaataggatttcaacttgtaattctgctaaagagatttgggatagattaGAAGTCACACACgaaggcacaaatcaagttaaagaattaaAGATAAATATGCTTGTgcacaagtatgaattatttaaaatggaaccttctaaaaatataactgaaatgtttacaaaattcaccgatataataaatggtctcaAAAGCTTAGGCAAATCATattctaactctgaattggtgcgcaAAATTCTCAGATCTCTACCGCATATGTGGGAGGCCAACGTAACCGCAATTCAAGAGGCTAAGAACGTCAACACATTTCAACTAGAAGAGCtcctaggatcactcatgactcaTGAGTTGACCTAAAGGCAAATTCTGAAGAAGAGGTCAAGAAAAGGAAAACCATAGCATTGAAGTCTACAATCCCTAAAGAAGATAGTGAGTCAAATGATTCAGATGAGGAAGAGGGATACAATGAAGAAGAGATGGCAATGCTTgccaagaaattcaaaaaattcatgaggaaatAAGAAAGGATTTCACAAAAGAAAGCCCTTCTCTAAAGCCCTTCTCTAAAGGCAACACTAGCAAAGAAAAGAGtaaggataaagaaaagaaaaggaaagtgcCCATTTATTATGAATGCAATAAGCCCGGACACTTCAAAATAGATTGTCcacaattaaaatggatgacaaAGAAACTCAAGAAGAAAGctctcatggctgaatggagtgaaagtaaaGAATCAAGctcagaagaagaagatcagcaACATACAGCTCAAATGTACTTCATGGCAAATGAAGATCAGGTAAACGCTGAACTTGATTGTGATTTTACGGTTGATGAACTGCATGATGCTTTTCTAGATTTTATgtaagaacacaaaaaactaatCCATAAAAACAAAATGttaaagaatgaaaatcaagtccttatagaagaaaaattaaaactatCTAATAATCATGAAACTTTAAGTAAGAAATTAACTCATGAAACTGAAaagttaattaaaaaaaacagtgAACTAAAGAGAGatgttgaaaaatataaatccttagtagatagaTTCAAAGCACCTGCATTTTATTTTCAGTACGTTCCATCACAGAATCAGCTGGTGCCATCAAAAACTTTAATCTCAAACTACATATTAGTAGAAGGAAGCTAAAAGATATGAATTTACGAGTCTAGTCTGTGCCACTTGGGAGCAGAATGAAAAGTTGAGCTGCTTTTAAGAAATCAGGTAAAGAATGACTAGGATTATGCTGAGGGTACTCAACATAAAGTCCACTTAATTACTCTTTCTTGTGGTAAAGACCCACTTAATTACTCAATTAATTAGAAATGCTCTTAAATCACAAGAATCAAGTGAATAATAAGGTTAACATACACAGAAAAGCACCTTACCTGTATAACAATCTAATGTTCCTATTGCTGATGGCATTTAACAACTTTAGAAAGGGTTAAAAATACCAGCATTTGCAACCACAAAATCTGGTCCAGTAAACTATGACACTGAGCCAAGCTGAAGTTACAGAAATAAATAATCAAGTACATGGGGTGATGAGCATTCTATTGTGCTCAAATTCACAAGCAATATTGGAGGTATAATGCCAAGAATCGAACTTATGAACCAGTCTTCATCTCTAAGAGAAATTTTCGGACAGCATTAGCAACATCTCTGACATGCAAGTCCAAGCATCCTACACAAATTGACAAGGAAAAATTTAgttgtaccaaaaaataaaatgaaaatataaacaTCAACATGCTACCAAGCATAGCAGACTGAAATGAACTCACCCAATTGGTTTAATGCATCTTCAAGATGGAAAACATAGTCCCTGTTGGGTCCGGATGGTCCTCCAGCATGGATGATTTGTCTGTATAACAATAAAGATATTCACATGAATTCCTATCACAAGTCAAGCAAGTACAAACTCGCAAATTTAGGATGAAAATTTGGTACTTGGCCATTTCTTCTAGTGGTGCTGGTCCTAAGTAATTCTTATTGGTCCTCGTGTCCGGTGAAGCCATGTATCTAGTTGGTCACAAGCATTATGTAGTGTTCACCactaaagaaaattaattagtaTAACTTAAATTAATTTGCCACTTACACCATTACACCATTGATAGTTGGAGTCGTAGAATCCGGGTCCTGAAATCATTTTGCATCCCCACCTTGTAGAAGATAACTTTGAAACAAGGAAAGCTGTGATAGTGTAAAGGACTTACAGTAAAGAAATCAAGATAAACCTTTGAGTCGTATTGCTTTTCCCTTACTTCTAGGTACTGCAAAATAAATCAACATATTGTGTAAATGGTTAAATTTTTGCATGCAACATAACTGTTTTTGATATATTAACAATAGAAGTTCAAAATTTTCTCTCCTAAAACCTAGGAATATTTTCTGTGCAGTTCTCACTTGATCTTGAAAATGAGAATTATTTAAGACAAAATAATGGTAGAACGTAATTCCACAAATACTTCAATTACAATTACATGTCAAAGTGCAACATCATTTCTGGGAGCATCTCCAAAAACCAAGGACAATTTTTCAGCAATTCCCAATACAAACTTTAAGATTTGAATGCTCCCCCACCtttttttgattatattgtaaaACTAAATGATGATAGCAAGAAATTTCCAACATACTGGAGCAGAATTGCATGTAAAtagaaaaaggaaaatagggGTACTTTTGGTTAACTGTTTCAAAATCAAGTATTTTAAGTTTTGTACTGCATAGGTTAAACCCCAAACTGCATGATTCTATGGCATAGACCTTGCTTCCAACCATAAGGTCATGGTCAGTTCCTTGGATAATTTTACTTAAAATTATAATTAAGCCTTTTATTATGGATCTTAACTGGGCTCAACCTGAGCGCCCAAATGATAATTCAGGAGTGGTTTGGGTCTCACTCAACCAGGGAATTGATTCTGCAAGATCTGGATTGAGTATAGTTTGACTCAGCCAAAGTCAAGCCTGGTTCAATTGAGCAAGTCATCAAAAAGGATTGGCCCAGGATTCAAGGCCAAAATATTCACTACTGGTCTTGCTCAACCAGGTGTTTGATTTTGCAAGATCTAGATTGAGTATAGTTGACTCAGCCCAAGTCAAGCCTGGTTCAATTGAGCAAGTCATCAAAAAAGACTGGGCCAGGATTCAAGGCCAAAATATTCACTATTGGCTTGAAGGCTCGTTTCACTGAGAGAAACCTCAAGAAAACCTATCTAAACCAAGAGCTCTTTcacccaaaaaaagaagaaaaaaggaggagACAATCAGGCTCAAAATCTCCTACTGTATGACAGATGCCTAGACAGCCACTCATAAATAAAAAAGTGTGGGAGTTGCTTTCACCCAGGATAAGAATCCAGTTCTAAGCAAATGCAAACCTTAAAAAAAAGACCATCTACAAGTACAGCTGTCTTCATCAGTCCTCTTTTATCTTAttcttttatcttcttccttttgtACCACCATCCAAAATCACGTTGAGAAGCATAATTGTCTTTCAGATCCAACTCCTTCAGGT
The window above is part of the Phoenix dactylifera cultivar Barhee BC4 unplaced genomic scaffold, palm_55x_up_171113_PBpolish2nd_filt_p 001231F, whole genome shotgun sequence genome. Proteins encoded here:
- the LOC103697269 gene encoding gamma-glutamylcyclotransferase 2-3 isoform X2; translated protein: MVMWVFGYGSLIWKTGFHYDERVVGFIRGYRRVFYQGSTDHRGTPDFPGRTVTLQAFPGELCYLEVREKQYDSKVYLDFFTDPDSTTPTINGVMVYMASPDTRTNKNYLGPAPLEEMAKQIIHAGGPSGPNRDYVFHLEDALNQLGCLDLHVRDVANAVRKFLLEMKTGS
- the LOC103697269 gene encoding gamma-glutamylcyclotransferase 2-3 isoform X3 is translated as MVMWVFGYGSLIWKTGFHYDERVVGFIRGYRRVFYQGSTDHRGTPDFPGRTVTLQAFPGELCWGVAYKISREEDQKNALEYLEVREKQYDSKVYLDFFTDPDSTTPTINGVMVQIIHAGGPSGPNRDYVFHLEDALNQLGCLDLHVRDVANAVRKFLLEMKTGS
- the LOC103697269 gene encoding gamma-glutamylcyclotransferase 2-3 isoform X1, whose translation is MVMWVFGYGSLIWKTGFHYDERVVGFIRGYRRVFYQGSTDHRGTPDFPGRTVTLQAFPGELCWGVAYKISREEDQKNALEYLEVREKQYDSKVYLDFFTDPDSTTPTINGVMVYMASPDTRTNKNYLGPAPLEEMAKQIIHAGGPSGPNRDYVFHLEDALNQLGCLDLHVRDVANAVRKFLLEMKTGS